The Flavobacterium sp. N2270 genome contains the following window.
ATACAATTGCTAATGAAAGCATTCTCATTGCTCTGTTTAATGAAATTCCTGCCGATTTCATTGCGGCAAATTCATAGTTTTCTGAAAAACTTCCAAAAGTCATAATTCCTGCTAATAATACCGAAAGTGGTAATACTAGTGGAACAATAGTAGGAGCGTAGAAAGAAAGGAATTTTATTATTGTGAAAAAATCTAAATCTTTTCCAGCTAAATCAGCAATAAAAAGCCATATACCTTGTAAAATGAAGATAAAAAAAAGGATTACAAATACCGTGGTAAATGTAATCATGTAAGATTTTAAAATGTACTTATCTAAAATTTTCACCTTTTAGTCTAATCTGTTGATGTAGTAATTAGGATACTTTGATTGTGTAAAGGTAAAATGATTTTTTGATAAAGGTTGGTTTGTTTTAAAAGAATTAACAGTTAATGTCGTTTTAGTACCGTTTTTACCTAATTCAATAAGGTTATAAATGTTTTTTGTTTGTACATCTATACCAATAAGAATTTCTTTACGCTGATCTTTAGAACTTATAGGAATTAATTTTACATACTGTATTTTTCTGCCTTTTACATTTTGTAAAATATCCCATGAATATTTGTATCCAGATTGAAAGAATGTTAACATTTTAGATGGTGTTACTGCATTTTCATCGCTATCATCAAACTTAGAAATGGTGATTTCTTCATCTTCAGGAACTATAGTGTAAACTTTCTTGCCATCAAATATTTTAGTAACTCCCATAAAGTTTAAATTATATAAATTTCCTTTAAGGGCAACATTTCCTTTACTTTCTTGATTAATGTTTTCTTTTGGGTTATTCAAAGAATACTTAAAATCGATTACAATATTGTTATATGTTTTTATTTTTGCTGAAACGTCATCTAACAAGTTTTTAGCTTTAGCTGAATTTTGAGCTTGTAATGAGAAAGTCGCTATTAAAAGAAAGAATATTTTAAAAAATTTGTTCATTTTGATTAACTATTATTTTGTTCGTTATTTAAAAATTGTTCAAGAGCAACTAAATCAGGAATTAATACAGAACGAGCTTTACTTCCTTCAAAACCACCTACAATTCCGGCAGCTTCTAATTGATCAATAATTCGACCCGCTCTGTTGTAACCTAATTTTAGTTTTCTTTGTATTAAAGAAGCACTACCTTGTTGAGCTGTTACTATAACTTCTGCAGCTTCTCTAAACAGTGTATCCCTTTCGGAAATATTAATATCAAGAGTCGTGCCACTTTCCTCACCAACATACTCTGGTAAAAGATAAGCATCCGGATAAGCTTTTTGTCCTCCAATAAAGTCACAAACCTTTTCTACTTCTGGTGTATCGATAAATGCACATTGTACACGAACCATATCATTTCCATTAGTATACAGCATATCTCCACGACCAATTAATTGATCGGCTCCACCAGCATCTAAAATAGTTCTTGAATCTATTTTTGACATTACTCTAAATGCTATTCTGGCTGGAAAATTGGCTTTAATCATACCTGTAATTACATTTACAGATGGTCTTTGTGTTGCAATAATTAAGTGAATACCAATTGCACGAGCCAATTGAGCTAAACGAGCAATAGGAGTTTCTACTTCTTTGCCTGCAGTCATAATTAAATCGGCGAATTCATCAACGACTAAAACAATATAGGGTAAGAAACGGTGTCCATTTTCTGGATTTAATTTTCGTGTTTTAAACTTTTCATTGTATTCTTTAATGTTACGAACCATTGCATCTTTTAATAAAGAGTAACGGTTATCCATTTCAATACATAATGAATTTAAAGTGTTGATTACCTTTGTGTTATCGGTGATAATTGCTTCTTCATTATCGGGTAGTTTAGCCAAATAATGACGTTCAATTTTATTAAAAAGTGTTAATTCTACTTTCTTTGGATCAACTAAAACAAATTTGACTTCAGCTGGATGTTTTTTGTATAAAAGTGAAGCTAAGATAGCATTTAACCCAACCGATTTACCTTGTCCGGTTGCTCCAGCCATTAAAAGGTGAGGCATTTTCGCTAAATCAACTACAAATGTTTCGTTTGAAATGGTTTTCCCTATAGCAATAGGTAACTCCATTTCTGCTTGTTGGAATTTTGGTGAAGAAATAACACTTTTCATAGAAACCATAGTAGGATTACTATTGGGTACTTCAATACCAATCGTTCCTTTCCCTGGAATTGGGGCAATAATACGAATTCCTAATGCTGCAAGTGATAATGCAATATCGTCTTCAAGGTTTTTAATTTTTGATATACGAATTCCAGCATCAGGTACAATCTCATATAAAGTAACTGTTGGACCAACAGTTGCTTTGATTTGGGTGATACCAATACTGTAGTTTTTTAATGTACTTACAATTCGGTTTTTATTGTCTTCTAATTCTTCTTGATTAATTGTAATTCCGCCATTTGAATAGTCTTTTAATAATTCAATAGGTGGGAATTTGTAATTTGAAAGTTCTAAAGTTGGGTCAAATTCTCCAAAATCTTGAACTAATCGTGCAGCAATATTTTCTGTAACGGATTCTTCTTCTTCAGTTTTTTCAATCACAAAATCATCAGTAGGTTCAATCTCTTGCTGAGTTTCCTCTTCTATTTTCTCTTTTAATTTTGGCTCTAGACTTAATTCAGAAGCGTTAGATATTGTTGGCTTTAAATCTTCTTTATTGATTTCAAATGAAGACGTTGGTTTCATTTCAATTTTTGAAATAGCTTCTTCATCTTCTCTAATAATGAAATCGTCATC
Protein-coding sequences here:
- a CDS encoding LolA family protein, producing the protein MNKFFKIFFLLIATFSLQAQNSAKAKNLLDDVSAKIKTYNNIVIDFKYSLNNPKENINQESKGNVALKGNLYNLNFMGVTKIFDGKKVYTIVPEDEEITISKFDDSDENAVTPSKMLTFFQSGYKYSWDILQNVKGRKIQYVKLIPISSKDQRKEILIGIDVQTKNIYNLIELGKNGTKTTLTVNSFKTNQPLSKNHFTFTQSKYPNYYINRLD
- a CDS encoding FtsK/SpoIIIE family DNA translocase, with the translated sequence MTKKSKKETQNSDTSNKENRLPKKLSRQQKFTIGILLSLIALALLLSFISFFLTGHNDQSQVLEVFNRERKVDNWLGKIGAYLSDLFIYKGFGVASFIFVRVLFLAGVYLILDLSLSKLKKTLFWDLYLIIIISISFGFFWSYLPELAGTIGFEMNLFIQDYIGKAGTALLLIFGLVLFLVFKIRISPDKIKEAFERPSKELKDEIDQKDLLQDVSFEDNSTPSPDIVASTDITTGDDDFIIREDEEAISKIEMKPTSSFEINKEDLKPTISNASELSLEPKLKEKIEEETQQEIEPTDDFVIEKTEEEESVTENIAARLVQDFGEFDPTLELSNYKFPPIELLKDYSNGGITINQEELEDNKNRIVSTLKNYSIGITQIKATVGPTVTLYEIVPDAGIRISKIKNLEDDIALSLAALGIRIIAPIPGKGTIGIEVPNSNPTMVSMKSVISSPKFQQAEMELPIAIGKTISNETFVVDLAKMPHLLMAGATGQGKSVGLNAILASLLYKKHPAEVKFVLVDPKKVELTLFNKIERHYLAKLPDNEEAIITDNTKVINTLNSLCIEMDNRYSLLKDAMVRNIKEYNEKFKTRKLNPENGHRFLPYIVLVVDEFADLIMTAGKEVETPIARLAQLARAIGIHLIIATQRPSVNVITGMIKANFPARIAFRVMSKIDSRTILDAGGADQLIGRGDMLYTNGNDMVRVQCAFIDTPEVEKVCDFIGGQKAYPDAYLLPEYVGEESGTTLDINISERDTLFREAAEVIVTAQQGSASLIQRKLKLGYNRAGRIIDQLEAAGIVGGFEGSKARSVLIPDLVALEQFLNNEQNNS